From Proteiniborus sp. MB09-C3, the proteins below share one genomic window:
- the cobM gene encoding precorrin-4 C(11)-methyltransferase, whose amino-acid sequence MSKVYFIGAGPGDPELITIKGKKIIDESDVIIYAGSLVNEQVLQDRKEGSVVYNSASMTLEEVIEVIDESIREGKKVARVHTGDPSIYGAIREQIDALEKLGIDSEVIPGVSSFVASAAAIKKEFTLPNISQTIICTRLEGRTKVPERESLESLASHKASMAIFLSVQMIDQVADRLKEHYGEATPVAVIQKASWDDQKIVIGNLSNIAEKVKAEGITKTAQILVGDFLGDEYELSKLYDKNFSHEYRSAK is encoded by the coding sequence ATGAGCAAGGTATATTTTATAGGTGCAGGACCTGGAGATCCAGAGCTGATAACCATAAAAGGTAAAAAAATAATAGATGAATCTGATGTAATCATATATGCAGGCTCCCTTGTAAATGAACAGGTGCTACAGGACAGAAAAGAAGGAAGTGTAGTGTACAATAGTGCATCTATGACATTGGAAGAAGTAATAGAAGTGATAGATGAGAGTATCAGAGAAGGAAAGAAGGTTGCTAGAGTTCATACAGGAGATCCTAGTATATATGGGGCCATAAGAGAGCAAATAGATGCTCTTGAAAAGCTAGGCATAGATAGTGAAGTAATACCTGGAGTTAGTTCTTTTGTAGCATCGGCTGCAGCTATTAAAAAAGAATTTACGCTTCCAAATATTTCACAGACAATAATATGCACTAGATTAGAAGGAAGAACTAAGGTACCTGAAAGAGAAAGTCTTGAGAGTCTAGCATCGCATAAGGCCTCTATGGCCATATTCCTTTCTGTACAGATGATAGATCAGGTTGCAGACAGATTAAAGGAGCATTATGGCGAAGCCACACCAGTTGCAGTGATACAAAAGGCTAGCTGGGATGATCAAAAGATAGTAATAGGAAATCTTAGCAATATAGCTGAAAAAGTGAAGGCAGAAGGAATAACTAAAACCGCACAGATTTTAGTGGGAGACTTTTTAGGTGATGAGTATGAATTATCTAAGCTATATGATAAGAATTTTAGCCATGAATACAGGAGTGCCAAGTGA
- the cbiT gene encoding precorrin-6Y C5,15-methyltransferase (decarboxylating) subunit CbiT: MSRWAYATSGIPDSLFKRGKVPMTKEEVRAITISKLRLESTDSIVDIGAGTGSISVEAALVANEGKVYAVEKNKEGIQLIKENSSIFSVNNIDVIEGIAPEALTQIGKVDKVVLGGTGGNIIGIFDWVSHNLKPNGRIVVNAITIENLYKSQELMKSGEFENIEVICVSIAKGRAIGSLTMMESQNPIYIISADKR, translated from the coding sequence ATGAGTAGATGGGCTTATGCCACATCAGGAATACCTGATAGCTTATTTAAACGTGGGAAAGTGCCTATGACTAAAGAAGAAGTAAGGGCTATTACTATAAGTAAATTAAGGCTGGAAAGTACAGATTCTATAGTAGATATAGGGGCAGGCACAGGGTCTATATCCGTAGAAGCTGCTTTAGTGGCTAATGAAGGAAAAGTATATGCAGTGGAAAAGAATAAAGAAGGCATACAGCTTATTAAGGAAAACAGCAGTATTTTTAGTGTGAATAATATAGATGTAATAGAAGGAATAGCTCCAGAAGCTTTAACCCAAATAGGTAAAGTTGATAAGGTAGTATTGGGAGGAACAGGAGGAAACATAATAGGTATATTCGACTGGGTATCACATAATTTGAAGCCAAACGGCAGAATAGTAGTCAATGCCATTACAATAGAAAACCTGTATAAATCCCAAGAGCTTATGAAATCAGGAGAGTTTGAGAACATAGAAGTTATATGCGTGTCCATAGCTAAAGGAAGAGCAATAGGCAGTTTAACTATGATGGAGTCTCAAAATCCAATATACATTATATCAGCAGATAAGAGGTGA
- the cbiE gene encoding precorrin-6y C5,15-methyltransferase (decarboxylating) subunit CbiE translates to MSKIAVVGLGPGHTDYILPKALSAIAQSDIVIAGKRNLESIDVSGKATFIVGNNLSQMIEFINDNRDSKKISVVVSGDTGFYSMLRYLKKYFGAEELDVITGISSMQYMFARIGQSWEDAYLGSLHGRKSEFIEKVKEYDKVGLLTDNKWTPDKIATELLINGIDQKIMYVGENLSYENEKITKGSIEQFAEKKEYHICVVVISNE, encoded by the coding sequence ATGAGTAAGATAGCAGTAGTTGGACTGGGACCAGGTCATACTGATTATATATTGCCTAAGGCGCTAAGTGCTATAGCACAGTCAGATATAGTAATTGCAGGAAAGAGAAATCTTGAAAGCATCGATGTAAGTGGTAAAGCTACTTTTATAGTAGGAAATAACCTTTCTCAAATGATAGAGTTTATAAATGATAATAGAGATAGTAAAAAAATATCTGTAGTAGTTTCAGGAGATACGGGATTTTATAGTATGCTTAGATATTTAAAGAAGTATTTTGGTGCTGAGGAATTAGATGTAATAACAGGCATAAGCTCTATGCAATACATGTTTGCAAGGATAGGACAAAGCTGGGAAGATGCTTATTTAGGAAGCCTACACGGTAGGAAAAGTGAATTTATTGAAAAAGTTAAAGAATATGACAAGGTAGGGCTGCTTACTGACAATAAGTGGACTCCAGATAAAATTGCTACTGAGCTATTAATAAATGGAATTGACCAAAAGATAATGTATGTGGGAGAAAATCTATCATACGAAAATGAAAAAATAACTAAAGGAAGCATTGAGCAATTTGCGGAGAAAAAAGAATACCATATTTGTGTGGTGGTGATTAGCAATGAGTAG
- the cbiD gene encoding cobalt-precorrin-5B (C(1))-methyltransferase CbiD, giving the protein MLERYVVKDGKKLRYGYTTGSCAAAAAKAATEMLFSKRALDFIEIDTPKGWKLRLKVEEPSFSHSCATCCIEKDAGDDPDSTDGLKIYAEVTRNHERKINITGGVGIGMVTKPGLSVPVGEYAINPVPREMILAEVGKVLPHDKGVNIKIYAPDGVQIAKKTFNPKLGIEGGISIIGTSGIVEPMSEEALKSSLELELSILKEQGIKKIIFSPGNYGKDFGAKYKLNEKVLIKTSNYIGFMIDKAVEYNVEEIFFVGHIGKLIKVAAGIFNTHSKVADGRLETLAANCALLGGSQLLVKSIMESNTTEEAIDFILLSNMEKVFDFIAQKISKKCEERAYDQIKFGTLIFSLKHGMLGICSNGKLMLEEFKI; this is encoded by the coding sequence ATGCTAGAACGGTATGTAGTAAAGGATGGAAAAAAACTACGATACGGATATACTACAGGCTCTTGTGCAGCAGCAGCTGCAAAAGCTGCTACAGAAATGCTCTTTTCTAAAAGAGCACTAGACTTTATAGAAATAGATACTCCAAAAGGATGGAAGCTTAGGCTTAAAGTAGAAGAACCATCTTTTAGCCATAGTTGTGCAACCTGCTGTATAGAAAAAGATGCAGGAGATGATCCAGATTCTACTGATGGTCTAAAAATATATGCAGAGGTTACTAGAAACCATGAAAGAAAAATTAATATAACAGGCGGAGTAGGCATAGGCATGGTTACTAAGCCAGGTCTATCAGTACCTGTTGGTGAATACGCTATAAATCCAGTACCTAGGGAAATGATTTTAGCAGAGGTTGGCAAGGTGCTTCCTCATGATAAGGGTGTTAATATCAAAATATATGCGCCAGATGGAGTTCAAATAGCAAAAAAAACCTTCAATCCTAAGCTGGGTATAGAAGGAGGAATATCTATTATTGGAACATCAGGAATAGTTGAGCCTATGTCAGAGGAAGCACTTAAAAGCTCTTTAGAGCTAGAACTATCTATATTAAAGGAACAGGGTATTAAAAAAATAATTTTTTCACCGGGAAACTATGGGAAGGATTTTGGAGCAAAGTATAAATTAAACGAAAAGGTGCTGATTAAGACTAGCAATTATATAGGGTTTATGATAGATAAAGCAGTTGAATACAATGTAGAAGAGATTTTCTTTGTAGGACACATAGGAAAGCTTATTAAGGTTGCTGCTGGAATATTTAACACTCATAGTAAGGTAGCAGATGGCAGATTAGAAACCCTTGCAGCAAATTGTGCACTCCTTGGAGGATCTCAACTGCTTGTGAAAAGCATAATGGAGAGCAACACTACAGAAGAAGCTATAGACTTTATCCTACTAAGTAATATGGAAAAAGTATTTGACTTTATTGCACAGAAGATAAGCAAAAAATGTGAAGAAAGGGCCTATGACCAGATTAAATTTGGGACATTAATTTTTTCTTTAAAGCATGGGATGTTAGGCATATGCAGCAATGGTAAATTAATGCTTGAGGAGTTCAAGATATGA
- a CDS encoding precorrin-8X methylmutase: MDKYVKDPKEIECRSFEIITEELGEKKFEESMGKIAKRVIHTTADFEYADLLEFHPKAIEAGKKALKEGCCIYSDTQMIIGGVNKKSLSRFGVQIFNFVHDEDVAKKALETGITRSMIALEKAASDMSIRIFAIGNAPTALFTLKRLIEEGKAKPDLIIGVPVGFVGAAESKESIRDLGVPYIITRGRKGGSTVAAAIINAFLYMLQD, translated from the coding sequence TTGGATAAGTATGTAAAAGATCCCAAAGAAATAGAGTGTAGAAGCTTTGAAATAATAACAGAAGAATTAGGAGAAAAAAAGTTTGAAGAAAGCATGGGCAAAATAGCTAAAAGAGTAATCCATACTACAGCAGATTTTGAATATGCAGACTTACTTGAGTTTCATCCAAAGGCTATTGAAGCAGGCAAGAAAGCACTAAAAGAAGGCTGTTGTATTTATTCTGACACTCAGATGATAATAGGTGGAGTAAATAAAAAAAGTCTTTCAAGGTTTGGAGTACAAATATTCAATTTCGTTCATGATGAAGACGTAGCAAAGAAAGCTTTAGAGACTGGTATCACTAGATCCATGATAGCCTTAGAAAAAGCAGCTTCAGATATGAGCATAAGAATATTTGCAATAGGCAATGCACCTACTGCTTTGTTTACTTTAAAAAGGCTCATAGAAGAAGGAAAGGCAAAGCCTGATTTAATAATAGGAGTACCTGTAGGATTTGTCGGAGCAGCAGAGTCTAAAGAGTCTATTAGAGATTTAGGTGTACCCTATATAATAACCAGAGGCAGAAAGGGCGGAAGTACTGTTGCAGCAGCAATAATCAATGCCTTTTTGTATATGCTACAGGATTAG
- a CDS encoding cobyrinate a,c-diamide synthase, which translates to MKRVVIAGTHSGCGKTTVSLGIMAALTRRGKKVAPFKVGPDYIDPSFHRFVTGNPSYNLDSWILDSNTVRYLFNKNIQNMDISIIEGVMGMHDGFGIDRSNGSTAHVAKITKTPVILVAEAKAMSTSAAALVMGYMMYDKDVEVKGVIFNKVCGEKHYEMLKLVVERDLGIKCLGYFPKNADISLKSRHLGLIPADEVEELNQKIDGLVELVEKYIDLNALEEIANVEDIETVENPAKDILMKYKGLKIGIAMDTAFSFYYQHNLQLMEEAGVQLLPFSPLKDTSVPAEVDGLYIGGGFPEMFAENLEENTSMRTDIKTLLDNGLPAYAECGGLMYLTEGIVDLQGQYHNMVGFFDAKSMMTNRLNRFGYVNVETKTGIKIRAHEFHRSCIEKNDALEYYYHVTKYREKFIGEWKCGLVKNNVVAGYPHIHFYSNLEFLEEFLNKCLDYKSR; encoded by the coding sequence ATGAAAAGAGTAGTAATAGCTGGAACACATAGTGGGTGCGGCAAAACTACAGTAAGCTTAGGAATTATGGCAGCACTTACTAGGAGAGGGAAAAAGGTAGCACCCTTCAAGGTTGGACCTGATTATATAGATCCCAGCTTTCATAGATTTGTTACAGGGAATCCTTCATATAACTTAGATAGCTGGATTTTAGACAGCAATACTGTAAGGTATTTGTTCAATAAAAACATTCAGAATATGGATATATCTATCATTGAAGGCGTCATGGGAATGCATGATGGCTTTGGAATAGATAGAAGCAATGGGAGTACAGCCCATGTAGCAAAAATCACAAAGACTCCAGTAATATTAGTAGCTGAAGCTAAGGCCATGTCCACAAGCGCAGCAGCTCTTGTAATGGGATATATGATGTATGACAAAGACGTAGAAGTTAAAGGAGTAATATTTAATAAGGTCTGTGGTGAAAAGCACTATGAAATGCTTAAGCTCGTTGTTGAAAGAGATTTAGGCATAAAGTGTTTAGGATATTTTCCCAAAAATGCAGACATATCCTTAAAAAGCAGACATCTAGGTTTAATTCCCGCTGATGAAGTAGAAGAACTGAATCAAAAAATAGATGGCTTAGTAGAGCTTGTAGAAAAATACATTGACTTAAATGCTTTAGAAGAAATTGCTAATGTGGAAGATATAGAGACTGTAGAGAATCCTGCTAAAGATATTCTTATGAAATACAAAGGACTTAAAATAGGTATTGCAATGGATACTGCATTTAGCTTTTACTATCAGCATAATCTACAGCTAATGGAAGAAGCAGGCGTTCAGCTTTTACCATTTAGTCCCTTGAAAGATACTAGTGTGCCAGCTGAAGTAGATGGTCTTTATATAGGCGGAGGATTTCCTGAGATGTTTGCAGAAAATCTGGAAGAAAATACTTCCATGAGAACAGATATTAAAACATTGCTTGATAATGGACTTCCTGCTTATGCAGAGTGTGGAGGACTAATGTATCTTACAGAAGGAATAGTAGATTTACAGGGACAGTATCACAATATGGTTGGATTTTTTGATGCTAAATCTATGATGACTAATAGATTAAATCGCTTTGGCTACGTGAATGTTGAGACTAAAACAGGAATAAAAATACGTGCCCATGAGTTTCACCGATCATGTATAGAGAAAAATGATGCTCTAGAATACTACTATCATGTAACTAAGTATAGAGAAAAATTTATAGGTGAATGGAAATGCGGATTAGTAAAAAATAATGTAGTAGCAGGCTATCCTCATATTCACTTCTATAGCAACTTAGAATTTTTAGAAGAGTTTTTGAATAAATGCTTAGACTATAAAAGCAGATAG
- the cobS gene encoding adenosylcobinamide-GDP ribazoletransferase, giving the protein MKSLLLMITFFTRIPVKYNYDYDEKDLINGIKLFPVIGLIVGFIMYIPAFFKDIVHAPVIALLSWIIYIWITGGLHIDGLADTFDGVFSNRDRERILEIMRDSRIGTFGVIGIIMILIWNLVFTCYIDFKLLIMLPVVGRSAAILSASNNKYARKGQGMGKAFIENCRKKEVVISTTFAIILSLLVGYPISTIALFSTLAVAILISKYINNKIGGNTGDTIGFIIEISQSVFILFAYLLGRLM; this is encoded by the coding sequence ATGAAAAGTTTGCTATTGATGATAACCTTTTTTACACGAATACCAGTAAAATACAATTATGATTATGATGAAAAAGACCTTATAAATGGGATAAAATTATTTCCTGTTATTGGGCTAATCGTAGGCTTTATTATGTATATACCTGCGTTTTTCAAGGATATTGTACATGCTCCGGTGATAGCTCTATTATCATGGATTATTTATATATGGATAACTGGAGGTCTTCATATAGACGGTTTGGCTGATACATTTGACGGCGTATTCAGTAACAGAGATAGAGAAAGAATTTTAGAAATCATGAGGGATAGCAGGATAGGAACCTTTGGAGTCATTGGTATAATTATGATACTAATATGGAATCTAGTATTTACATGTTATATTGACTTTAAGCTTCTTATTATGCTGCCTGTTGTTGGGCGTAGTGCTGCTATTTTATCAGCATCAAATAACAAATATGCTAGAAAAGGACAGGGGATGGGTAAGGCATTTATAGAGAATTGTAGAAAAAAAGAAGTAGTCATTTCTACAACTTTTGCCATCATTTTAAGTCTTTTAGTGGGATATCCCATTAGTACAATAGCCTTATTTTCTACACTTGCCGTAGCAATACTAATATCAAAATATATTAATAACAAGATTGGCGGCAATACTGGAGATACTATAGGATTTATTATAGAAATATCTCAATCAGTATTTATTTTATTTGCATATCTATTAGGGAGGTTAATGTAA
- the cobU gene encoding bifunctional adenosylcobinamide kinase/adenosylcobinamide-phosphate guanylyltransferase — translation MSKFILVTGGARSGKSSLAETKAKELGEKIVYIATAIAFDDGMRDRIKKHRASRPDTWATIERYRGFNILEKEKDFLECDLVLLDCMTLMVSNILLEGNIDFDNCSMEEIDSLEENIFKEVKELLAVIIKHKKKLIIVTNEVGMGLVPSYKLGNIFRDIAGRINQYLAKQADEVYFTVSGIPLKIK, via the coding sequence ATGTCCAAATTTATTTTAGTCACAGGTGGAGCCAGAAGTGGAAAAAGCAGTCTAGCAGAGACTAAGGCCAAGGAGCTGGGAGAGAAAATAGTATATATAGCTACTGCCATAGCCTTTGATGATGGTATGCGAGATAGAATAAAAAAGCATAGGGCTTCAAGACCTGATACTTGGGCTACTATTGAGAGATATAGAGGCTTCAATATATTAGAAAAAGAGAAGGATTTTCTTGAATGTGATTTAGTCCTCTTAGATTGTATGACTCTCATGGTTTCCAATATACTTTTAGAAGGTAATATAGATTTTGATAATTGCTCTATGGAAGAAATAGATTCATTAGAGGAGAATATATTTAAAGAAGTAAAAGAGCTTTTAGCAGTAATCATTAAGCATAAAAAGAAGCTGATTATAGTAACTAATGAAGTGGGAATGGGGCTAGTGCCTTCATATAAATTGGGAAACATATTTAGAGATATTGCAGGCAGGATAAATCAATATCTGGCAAAACAAGCAGATGAAGTATATTTTACTGTGTCTGGAATTCCTTTGAAAATTAAATAA
- a CDS encoding ABC transporter ATP-binding protein has product MNSAVVIERLTFKYDTDEILKSIDIDIPKGSFVGILGPNGSGKTTLLKNICNILKPNDGKIIVNNKNVSNIKYKELAKIIAVVHQTTDIQFDFSVFDVVLMGRFPYLNRFQSEGKKDIDIAKEAMLSTGTWELRDKSINEISGGERQRVMIARALTQQPEILILDEPISHLDIKYQVGILDLCKKLNTQNKLTVIMTLHDINLAGRYSDYLVLLDKGQIKIMDTPEKVLTQENISNVYDVKVDILKRNGDKTPYIIPM; this is encoded by the coding sequence ATGAATTCTGCTGTAGTTATTGAAAGATTAACTTTTAAATATGATACTGATGAAATTTTGAAAAGTATCGATATAGATATTCCAAAAGGAAGCTTCGTAGGTATACTAGGGCCAAATGGCTCTGGTAAAACTACGCTTTTAAAGAATATATGCAATATACTTAAACCCAATGATGGGAAAATTATTGTGAACAACAAAAATGTATCTAATATAAAATACAAGGAATTAGCTAAGATAATAGCTGTTGTTCATCAGACTACTGACATTCAATTTGATTTTTCAGTTTTTGATGTGGTACTTATGGGAAGATTTCCATATTTAAATAGATTTCAGAGTGAAGGCAAAAAAGATATAGATATTGCAAAAGAAGCTATGCTCAGTACTGGAACTTGGGAACTGCGAGATAAGAGTATAAATGAAATAAGTGGCGGGGAAAGGCAAAGAGTTATGATAGCAAGGGCTTTAACACAGCAGCCAGAGATACTCATACTTGATGAGCCAATATCACATCTAGATATAAAATATCAGGTTGGGATACTTGACCTTTGTAAAAAGCTCAATACACAAAATAAGTTGACTGTAATAATGACTCTTCATGATATAAACCTTGCAGGAAGATATAGCGATTATTTGGTTCTCTTAGATAAAGGACAAATAAAAATCATGGATACACCTGAAAAAGTTCTGACTCAGGAAAACATATCAAATGTATATGATGTAAAAGTAGATATTCTTAAAAGGAATGGAGATAAAACTCCGTATATTATACCGATGTAA
- a CDS encoding iron ABC transporter permease, with protein sequence MRKNNKIKIIILLGILAISILFSITVGAVKIPLKDTVKIISSKIGFLSSKVDISNIKESNIFIVLSIRLPRILLAALVGSVLAVVGSSYQAIFKNPMADPYVMGVSSGAAFGATIGIVLGLNKGVFGFGITSIFAFVGALITTIIVYNLARVGNKISTTSILLAGIVMSSILSAGVSIMMIFNHDELASIVSWTMGSFNGASWKQIGVIVVPVAAGLVFLVSLSREMNAIVMGEEDAQNMGVNVERVKKMILVTASLLSACVVSVSGIIGFVGIIVPHLFRLLFDADHKMLLPVSAIGGGIFLLLSDTLARTIVPGTEIPVGIITSIFGGPFFLYLLKKSKSRKLI encoded by the coding sequence ATGAGAAAAAACAATAAAATAAAAATCATTATACTGTTAGGGATACTGGCTATTTCTATACTTTTTTCTATAACAGTAGGCGCTGTAAAGATTCCTTTGAAAGATACAGTGAAAATAATATCAAGTAAGATTGGCTTCTTAAGCTCCAAGGTTGATATTAGTAATATTAAGGAGTCAAATATATTTATTGTATTAAGCATAAGACTTCCAAGAATACTACTTGCGGCATTGGTTGGGAGTGTATTAGCAGTTGTAGGAAGCTCTTATCAAGCCATATTTAAAAATCCAATGGCAGACCCCTATGTAATGGGTGTATCATCAGGGGCTGCCTTTGGGGCAACCATAGGAATTGTACTAGGACTTAACAAAGGAGTATTCGGTTTTGGGATTACTTCAATATTTGCCTTCGTCGGTGCATTAATTACCACTATAATAGTCTATAATTTAGCTAGAGTTGGGAATAAAATATCCACTACATCTATACTTCTTGCAGGAATTGTAATGAGTTCTATACTATCGGCTGGAGTATCTATAATGATGATATTTAATCATGACGAACTGGCCAGTATAGTATCATGGACTATGGGAAGCTTCAATGGAGCTAGTTGGAAGCAGATAGGAGTTATAGTTGTCCCTGTAGCAGCAGGTCTTGTCTTCTTAGTTTCACTTTCAAGAGAAATGAATGCCATAGTTATGGGGGAAGAAGATGCTCAAAATATGGGGGTAAACGTGGAGAGAGTAAAGAAAATGATACTAGTAACTGCATCCTTGCTTTCTGCTTGTGTAGTATCTGTAAGTGGAATAATAGGCTTTGTTGGGATAATTGTGCCTCACTTATTCAGACTTTTATTTGATGCTGATCACAAGATGCTTTTGCCTGTATCAGCTATTGGTGGAGGAATATTCCTATTGCTTAGCGATACTTTAGCTAGAACCATAGTTCCAGGCACAGAAATACCAGTTGGAATAATTACTTCCATATTTGGAGGACCATTTTTCTTATATTTATTAAAAAAATCAAAGAGTAGAAAGCTAATATAG
- a CDS encoding helical backbone metal receptor, translating into MKNISRLLLISILITALFSGLAFASTSLKFDGSTKVLTTELKDGRTFVAGSSLKSLGLDFTLNQSTAIVKNKEVELRFTLNTNKVKVNNTDFTLDSKSYKNGQEVYLPLRFILETLGYDVKWDKGTNGIRADKQKNISYPVTIESNEIKYTVAKEPSTIVSLAPDVTETLFAIGAGDKVKGRTQYCNYPKAVSAIKEVGSMYEPNVEVVIDINPDLVIAATHYKEEILNKFKEGKLSVLAKESPKTLEEMYDYTLKIGAVVNKNYEARALVSTMKSKVETVKMYTGNVKNKPKAYYVVGTGQYGEYTAGKDTFISEIIRVAGGINVADDVTGWSYSLEKLIDNDPDIIFGPDSDYETMTTSDNYKGLKAIKNNNYKIVDRDVFSRPSPRLIDEGLKVLVEMFNKNIVNKLSF; encoded by the coding sequence ATGAAAAATATATCTAGATTATTGTTAATTTCAATTTTAATAACAGCACTATTTTCAGGATTAGCTTTTGCATCTACTAGCTTAAAGTTTGATGGCAGTACAAAAGTCTTAACTACAGAATTAAAGGACGGAAGGACCTTTGTAGCGGGAAGTAGCTTAAAAAGCCTTGGTTTAGACTTTACACTAAATCAAAGTACGGCAATAGTAAAAAATAAAGAAGTAGAATTGAGATTTACATTGAATACAAACAAGGTTAAAGTAAACAATACAGATTTTACCCTAGATTCAAAGTCATACAAAAATGGACAGGAAGTGTATTTGCCACTTAGATTTATTCTTGAAACATTAGGCTATGATGTTAAATGGGACAAAGGCACTAATGGTATAAGAGCTGATAAGCAAAAAAACATATCTTATCCAGTGACAATAGAAAGCAATGAAATTAAGTATACTGTAGCTAAGGAGCCAAGCACTATAGTATCATTAGCGCCAGATGTGACAGAAACTCTATTTGCCATAGGAGCAGGAGACAAGGTTAAGGGTAGAACCCAATATTGTAACTATCCTAAGGCTGTTTCAGCTATAAAAGAAGTAGGGAGTATGTATGAGCCTAATGTTGAGGTGGTTATAGATATTAATCCAGACCTTGTAATAGCTGCTACTCATTATAAAGAAGAAATTTTAAACAAGTTTAAAGAAGGCAAGCTATCAGTACTTGCTAAAGAATCACCTAAAACATTAGAAGAGATGTATGACTATACATTAAAAATAGGTGCAGTGGTAAATAAAAACTATGAAGCAAGGGCCTTAGTTTCAACTATGAAGTCAAAGGTAGAGACAGTAAAGATGTATACTGGCAATGTAAAGAATAAACCAAAAGCTTATTATGTAGTTGGCACAGGACAATATGGTGAGTATACAGCAGGGAAGGATACTTTTATATCAGAAATCATAAGAGTAGCTGGAGGAATAAATGTAGCGGATGATGTGACAGGCTGGAGCTATAGCTTAGAAAAGCTTATAGACAATGATCCTGATATTATATTTGGACCAGACTCAGATTATGAAACAATGACTACAAGTGACAACTATAAGGGATTAAAGGCTATTAAGAATAATAATTACAAAATAGTAGATAGAGATGTATTCAGCAGGCCTTCACCAAGGCTAATAGATGAAGGATTAAAGGTACTTGTTGAAATGTTTAATAAAAATATAGTTAACAAATTAAGCTTTTAG